The following coding sequences are from one Segnochrobactrum spirostomi window:
- a CDS encoding ABC transporter permease: MSSIATDLSATPKSRPPLREWLIRYGIFLLLAVLVVIFTNAQPAFLRVNNLFSILQAVAIVALLGVGVTVTTITGGFDISVGGLAAFIQMAAAYVLIALDGSTPVAVAVCLAIGLAVGLFNAFLIVVVRIPDLLATLGTLFLLAGLQLIPTGGRSIAPGMTLLDGTTAPGVFPQSFLALGRYRVWDIVPVPVIALAVVAFALWFVMERTRYGRVFYAVGGSELAARMAGASTRLYRVLAYVLSSLTAAIGGILLAGRIGRGDVSAGNGLMLDAVAAALIGYAVLGVNRPNIFGTIVGAIFVGVLLNGLTMMNAPYYLQDFVKGAVLIGALALTFGLSRNRA; encoded by the coding sequence ATGTCCTCGATCGCCACCGACCTCTCCGCCACGCCGAAGTCGCGGCCGCCCCTGCGGGAGTGGCTCATCCGGTACGGCATCTTCCTCCTGCTCGCGGTGCTCGTCGTGATCTTCACGAACGCCCAGCCCGCCTTCCTGAGGGTCAACAACCTCTTCTCGATCCTCCAGGCCGTCGCGATCGTGGCGCTGCTCGGCGTCGGCGTGACGGTGACGACCATCACCGGCGGCTTCGACATCTCGGTCGGGGGCCTTGCGGCCTTCATTCAGATGGCGGCGGCCTACGTCCTGATCGCGCTCGACGGATCGACCCCGGTGGCGGTCGCCGTCTGTCTCGCGATCGGGCTCGCCGTCGGGCTCTTCAACGCCTTCCTCATCGTCGTCGTGCGCATTCCCGATCTGCTCGCGACGCTCGGTACGCTCTTCCTCCTCGCCGGTCTTCAGCTCATTCCGACCGGCGGGCGCTCGATCGCGCCCGGCATGACGCTGCTCGACGGAACGACGGCGCCCGGTGTCTTCCCGCAGAGCTTCCTCGCGCTCGGCCGCTACCGGGTCTGGGACATCGTGCCGGTCCCGGTGATCGCGCTCGCGGTCGTCGCCTTCGCGCTCTGGTTCGTGATGGAGCGCACGCGTTATGGCCGCGTCTTCTATGCCGTCGGCGGCAGCGAGCTCGCCGCCCGCATGGCCGGTGCCTCGACGCGCCTCTACCGCGTGCTCGCTTATGTGCTCTCGTCGCTGACGGCGGCGATCGGCGGCATTCTGCTTGCCGGCCGGATCGGGCGCGGCGACGTGAGCGCCGGTAACGGTCTGATGCTCGATGCCGTCGCGGCGGCGCTGATCGGCTATGCCGTGCTCGGGGTCAACCGGCCGAACATCTTCGGCACCATCGTCGGGGCGATCTTCGTCGGCGTTCTTTTGAACGGCCTGACCATGATGAACGCTCCCTATTACCTCCAGGACTTCGTCAAAGGCGCCGTTCTCATCGGCGCGCTCGCGTTGACTTTCGGCTTATCGCGCAACCGCGCCTGA